A stretch of Rhodoferax potami DNA encodes these proteins:
- a CDS encoding phage tail tape measure C-terminal domain-containing protein, whose product MAERNLSIRLAVIDGGKVKAELADVGEAGERSLKKIESASQPASAGLNLLSKAANDAFVRMEDATSRLGMLGSVLGRLGPAGLIVGASVAALGYGMHQLVVPVAEVGEELNKLSQKTAVSVEALSALLYASELSDVSAESLTKALKFLSTAMFDAKVKGGEGSAALKAFGVSALDAQGQIRPTEQVLLDLAEKFAAMPDSAEKAALAVKLFGKNGLDMIPMLNQGRDGLTEMMEEAKRLGLVMSADAARAAEEFNDNMKRLHAVNEGVQRQIGSALLPILADLTEQMFLAKTEAGGFTSELQAITHNRQQVLSFLEEVATGLGFIAESAVLAKRVISQPFDSLQVVAKDVETWIKTDMLRSMKSMGYDETQINAEIAKLQAARDRFVEAANDRLTHLTDNPGYVNKIEKFFDEQRRTVRVMGQKFVLETAEQAAQVQKIYDEFLLKMPRKPPSGLDLSGFEKNNEGLQFLKQLEQRALRVTQGEGAELRARALELERKGYAGVVKEAEKYIDAIERMEKQKEADKKFEEYEKELQKVHQITENYIGNNRLKQEELQLKRQLLDVGEVERAALQTRFDMEKAAVMALRQAEQINDPGLKAEAIAAINDALARQLPIVEELARANVEYQRSFDYGLRSSLRTYIEDATNAAKQAERAVTGAFKGMEDAMVQFVTTGKVDFNNLANSIIADLVRIQIQKMITLPLAGWMSGLNLFGGSSGNGLGGAFPAGATDLMSGGTMVAHTGGLIGSDVLATRSVGLQHFDGAQRFHTGGLVAGEVPIIAQPGEAVFTPGQLRALGGALAKNNPSPVKVLVNVTNHAPGVDARVQTTQQPDGSTRLDVIVEQIEARMNRSINQGVGIAPTLERRYGLNPAVGALR is encoded by the coding sequence ATGGCTGAACGTAACCTATCGATTCGACTGGCTGTCATTGACGGCGGCAAAGTCAAAGCCGAACTGGCAGACGTGGGCGAAGCCGGAGAGCGATCGCTCAAAAAAATCGAATCGGCCTCTCAACCTGCTTCTGCCGGTTTGAATCTGCTGTCCAAGGCGGCCAACGATGCCTTCGTGCGCATGGAAGATGCCACTTCCCGTCTAGGGATGCTGGGCAGTGTGCTCGGTCGTCTTGGCCCCGCCGGTTTGATCGTGGGGGCATCCGTTGCAGCGCTCGGCTATGGCATGCACCAGTTAGTCGTGCCTGTCGCTGAGGTGGGCGAAGAGCTCAACAAGCTCTCCCAAAAAACCGCCGTCTCGGTCGAAGCCTTGTCGGCGCTGCTGTATGCATCCGAGTTGTCGGACGTGAGTGCGGAGAGTCTGACCAAGGCGCTCAAATTCCTCTCGACCGCCATGTTCGACGCCAAGGTCAAGGGTGGCGAAGGCAGTGCTGCGCTCAAGGCTTTCGGTGTGTCGGCGCTGGATGCGCAAGGGCAGATTCGACCAACTGAGCAGGTGCTGCTGGACCTGGCAGAGAAATTCGCTGCCATGCCCGATAGCGCAGAAAAGGCGGCGCTCGCCGTCAAACTATTCGGCAAAAACGGGTTGGACATGATCCCCATGCTCAACCAGGGGCGCGATGGACTGACTGAGATGATGGAAGAGGCCAAGCGCCTCGGGTTGGTCATGTCTGCCGATGCAGCACGCGCTGCAGAGGAGTTCAACGACAACATGAAGCGCTTGCACGCGGTCAACGAAGGCGTGCAGCGCCAAATCGGATCCGCGTTGCTGCCGATCCTCGCTGACCTGACGGAGCAGATGTTCCTGGCCAAAACCGAGGCCGGTGGATTCACCAGCGAGTTGCAGGCCATCACGCACAACCGACAACAGGTCCTGTCATTCCTCGAGGAGGTCGCAACCGGGCTGGGTTTCATTGCCGAGTCGGCGGTGCTTGCCAAGCGCGTGATCAGCCAGCCGTTTGACAGTCTGCAGGTGGTCGCCAAGGACGTTGAGACCTGGATCAAGACCGACATGCTGCGCTCCATGAAGTCCATGGGCTATGACGAGACGCAGATCAATGCCGAAATCGCCAAGTTGCAAGCGGCGCGCGATCGGTTTGTCGAAGCGGCCAACGACCGCTTAACGCATCTGACGGACAACCCAGGGTACGTCAACAAAATCGAAAAGTTCTTCGATGAGCAACGCCGCACGGTGCGTGTCATGGGGCAAAAGTTTGTCTTGGAAACGGCAGAGCAAGCTGCGCAGGTTCAGAAGATCTATGACGAATTCTTGCTCAAGATGCCCCGCAAGCCACCCAGTGGTCTAGATCTGTCTGGCTTTGAGAAGAACAACGAAGGCTTGCAGTTCTTAAAGCAGTTGGAGCAGCGCGCGCTGCGTGTCACACAAGGCGAAGGCGCTGAGTTGCGCGCACGGGCCTTGGAGCTCGAGCGCAAGGGCTACGCAGGTGTTGTCAAGGAAGCGGAAAAGTACATCGACGCTATCGAGCGGATGGAAAAACAGAAGGAGGCCGACAAGAAGTTCGAGGAGTACGAGAAGGAGCTGCAAAAGGTCCATCAGATCACCGAGAACTACATCGGCAACAACCGCCTCAAGCAGGAAGAGTTGCAGTTAAAGCGCCAGCTTCTGGATGTGGGTGAGGTTGAGCGGGCCGCTTTGCAGACGCGCTTTGACATGGAAAAAGCCGCTGTCATGGCATTGCGTCAGGCTGAGCAAATCAACGATCCAGGACTCAAGGCCGAGGCCATCGCTGCGATCAACGACGCCTTGGCGCGGCAGTTGCCAATCGTGGAAGAACTCGCCCGTGCCAACGTGGAATACCAGCGCAGCTTTGACTATGGCCTTCGCAGTTCCCTGCGCACCTACATTGAGGACGCTACCAATGCGGCCAAGCAGGCTGAACGTGCCGTAACCGGTGCCTTCAAGGGCATGGAGGACGCGATGGTTCAGTTTGTGACGACCGGCAAGGTGGACTTCAACAACTTGGCCAACTCGATCATTGCGGACCTGGTGCGCATCCAGATCCAAAAAATGATCACCTTGCCTTTGGCCGGGTGGATGAGCGGACTGAACCTATTTGGTGGTTCAAGCGGCAATGGGTTGGGTGGTGCATTCCCAGCTGGAGCTACGGACCTGATGTCGGGCGGCACGATGGTGGCGCATACCGGTGGCTTGATTGGCAGCGATGTATTGGCCACACGCTCGGTCGGGCTGCAGCACTTCGATGGCGCGCAGCGGTTTCATACCGGTGGCTTGGTGGCGGGCGAGGTGCCCATCATCGCGCAGCCGGGTGAGGCGGTTTTCACGCCGGGCCAGTTGCGTGCCTTGGGCGGTGCATTGGCAAAAAACAATCCGTCGCCGGTCAAGGTGCTGGTGAATGTGACCAACCATGCCCCGGGCGTGGATGCGAGAGTTCAAACCACTCAGCAGCCCGACGGTAGCACTCGGCTGGATGTGATCGTCGAGCAGATCGAGGCGCGCATGAATCGTTCCATCAACCAGGGCGTGGGCATTGCCCCCACGCTTGAGCGTCGTTATGGGCTCAACCCAGCGGTAGGAGCTTTGCGATGA
- a CDS encoding DUF7697 family protein, with product MNSPRTEEGWQALAVLDVCSSQVRAVQGAVLGMDFNAWVSASQALDADPTAMTHLFPAVEAGLTQALNKPSPDNPHG from the coding sequence GTGAATTCACCTCGGACCGAAGAGGGCTGGCAGGCACTCGCGGTGCTCGATGTCTGCTCATCCCAAGTGCGTGCAGTTCAAGGCGCAGTGCTGGGCATGGACTTCAACGCGTGGGTGTCTGCCAGCCAGGCATTGGATGCAGATCCCACTGCCATGACCCATTTATTCCCTGCCGTCGAGGCGGGCCTGACGCAAGCATTGAACAAACCATCTCCGGACAACCCACATGGCTGA
- a CDS encoding phage tail tube protein, with protein MARAYGANASLLAAFKPTYGNTPTGDFGKIPFVSTTLGSEQGLIANDLIGLGRDPSAPIRDVIKVEGDIVIPIDLRNIGMWIKALLGNPVSVGDTAHTHTFVSGNSGLPSLSLETGLPDIPAYFLASGVMANSLQVKFARSGAADATLGLIAQGEVKRTASADATPTTLPITRFNQFQGSIKKNGQALGNVVAAQLTYSNNLARIETIRSDGKIEGADPTVASLTGNLEVRFADTELIDAATNNTPLELTFSYVIDATKSLTFIAHEVYLPKPKLSISGPGGIQATFDWQAAKNTAAGHMLTVQLVNDVVAY; from the coding sequence ATGGCTCGTGCTTATGGCGCGAACGCCAGCCTTTTGGCTGCGTTTAAACCCACCTACGGAAACACACCGACGGGAGACTTCGGGAAAATTCCCTTTGTCTCCACCACCCTGGGCTCGGAACAGGGCTTGATTGCCAACGATCTGATTGGCTTGGGTCGAGACCCGAGTGCGCCCATCCGGGACGTGATCAAAGTCGAGGGTGACATCGTCATTCCCATTGACCTGCGCAACATCGGCATGTGGATCAAAGCCCTGCTGGGCAACCCGGTGAGCGTTGGAGACACCGCGCACACCCACACTTTCGTGTCTGGCAATTCGGGGCTGCCGAGCCTGTCATTGGAGACAGGACTGCCCGATATCCCGGCGTACTTCCTGGCCTCTGGTGTGATGGCCAACTCGCTGCAGGTGAAGTTCGCACGCTCTGGCGCAGCGGATGCCACCTTGGGCCTGATTGCCCAAGGCGAAGTCAAGCGAACCGCCAGCGCAGACGCGACGCCCACGACCTTGCCGATCACTCGCTTTAATCAGTTCCAGGGTTCGATCAAAAAGAATGGCCAGGCCCTGGGCAACGTGGTCGCGGCGCAGTTGACTTATTCGAACAATCTGGCGCGCATCGAAACGATTCGCTCCGACGGAAAAATCGAAGGAGCCGACCCCACAGTGGCCAGCCTGACGGGCAATTTGGAGGTGCGGTTTGCGGATACGGAATTGATCGACGCCGCGACCAACAACACCCCGCTGGAGTTGACCTTCAGCTATGTCATTGACGCCACCAAGAGCCTGACCTTCATCGCGCATGAGGTCTATCTGCCCAAGCCCAAGCTCTCGATCTCTGGCCCCGGTGGCATTCAGGCCACCTTTGACTGGCAGGCTGCCAAGAACACCGCAGCCGGTCACATGCTGACCGTGCAACTCGTCAATGACGTGGTTGCGTACTGA
- a CDS encoding DUF6441 family protein — protein sequence MSVRLLAALQGDLSKMMAQELNSARVAVTTGVREATQGLKSELRSQIEGSGLGSRLANTWRGEVYPKGRPSLGSAGLVYSRAPVVVAAHDQGALIRSKNGFWLAIPLPAAGTGPRGKRMTPGLWERMRGQRLRFVYRSGKPSLLVADNFRAKTGKRGGFAAASASAQKSGRGLTTVPIFLLVPQAQLKKKFDIASAAQRWQDRLMVLVTQSWPEESSDT from the coding sequence ATGAGCGTCAGATTGCTGGCCGCCCTGCAGGGCGACCTCTCCAAGATGATGGCGCAGGAGCTGAATTCCGCGCGGGTGGCGGTGACTACAGGCGTGCGAGAGGCGACGCAAGGGCTCAAGAGTGAATTGCGTTCGCAAATCGAAGGCTCTGGTCTGGGCTCGCGTCTGGCCAATACCTGGCGTGGGGAGGTGTACCCGAAGGGACGCCCCAGCTTGGGTTCGGCGGGGTTGGTGTACAGCCGAGCGCCTGTTGTCGTCGCGGCGCATGACCAAGGCGCGTTGATTCGCTCGAAGAATGGGTTCTGGCTCGCCATCCCGCTCCCTGCAGCAGGCACAGGGCCGCGAGGCAAACGCATGACGCCTGGTCTGTGGGAGCGCATGCGTGGTCAACGACTGCGCTTTGTGTATCGCTCAGGCAAACCGTCGCTCTTGGTGGCGGACAACTTTCGGGCCAAAACAGGCAAGCGCGGAGGCTTTGCTGCGGCATCGGCTTCTGCTCAGAAATCAGGACGGGGGCTGACCACAGTCCCCATTTTTTTGCTGGTACCGCAAGCCCAACTCAAGAAGAAATTCGACATCGCCAGTGCTGCCCAGCGGTGGCAAGACAGGCTGATGGTGTTGGTCACGCAGTCGTGGCCAGAAGAAAGTTCGGACACATGA
- a CDS encoding head-tail joining protein, with protein MPRDPFALGVKRLFASLGSPAQYSTVAGETIEIKVISKAPDSVQEFGQSHLAVTSYRFDLQAADVARPQEGDRLTWRGVIYVIQGDALVDRDRLIWTVSAYPLPNYPATAR; from the coding sequence ATGCCACGCGATCCGTTTGCACTGGGTGTCAAACGGCTGTTCGCAAGTTTGGGCTCCCCGGCGCAGTACAGCACTGTGGCCGGGGAGACCATCGAAATCAAGGTCATCAGCAAGGCACCGGATTCGGTACAGGAATTCGGCCAGTCACATCTGGCGGTGACCTCGTATCGGTTTGACTTGCAAGCGGCAGATGTCGCCCGGCCTCAAGAGGGCGATCGCCTGACGTGGCGGGGTGTCATCTACGTCATTCAAGGCGATGCGCTGGTCGACCGTGATCGTTTGATCTGGACGGTGAGCGCCTACCCCTTGCCTAACTATCCGGCGACGGCGAGGTGA
- a CDS encoding major capsid protein, translated as MNNPFQSPAFSMTALTAAINILPNQFGKLDQINLMPARPVRFRQIAVEERNGVLNLLPTLPVGAPGTVGKRGRRTLRSFIIPHIPHDDVVLPEEVQGLRAFGSETDTETIANVMAEHLQSMRNKHAITLEHLRMGALKGVILDADGSVLYNLFDEFGIEPKEFNFALNNEKTDVKKKCLDLKRYLELNLKGEYMTGVRVLVSPEFFDLLTAHPNVVKAYQWYQESLALRADQRTGFTFAGVTFEEYLGQASDVDGNVRKFIASGEGHAFPEGTVDTFATYFAPADFNETVNTLGQPLYAKQEPREFGRGTDLHTQSNPLPMCHRPGLLVKLLAS; from the coding sequence ATGAACAATCCTTTCCAGTCCCCCGCGTTTTCGATGACGGCGCTCACCGCTGCCATCAACATCCTGCCCAACCAGTTCGGCAAGCTCGATCAGATCAACCTGATGCCTGCTCGCCCTGTGCGCTTTCGCCAGATCGCTGTGGAAGAGCGCAACGGCGTTCTGAATTTGCTGCCCACGCTGCCCGTCGGTGCCCCTGGCACGGTGGGCAAGCGCGGTCGCCGCACTCTGCGCTCGTTCATCATCCCGCACATTCCGCACGACGATGTGGTGCTGCCCGAAGAGGTTCAAGGCCTTCGCGCCTTCGGCTCTGAAACCGACACCGAAACCATTGCGAACGTGATGGCCGAGCATCTGCAGTCGATGCGCAACAAGCACGCCATCACGCTGGAGCATTTGCGCATGGGCGCTCTCAAAGGCGTGATCCTCGATGCGGACGGCTCGGTCCTCTACAACCTCTTCGATGAGTTCGGCATTGAGCCCAAGGAGTTCAACTTCGCGCTCAACAACGAAAAAACGGACGTCAAAAAGAAGTGCCTGGATCTCAAGCGTTACCTTGAGCTCAACCTCAAGGGCGAGTACATGACCGGCGTTCGCGTGCTGGTCTCGCCGGAATTCTTTGACCTGCTGACGGCTCACCCCAATGTGGTCAAGGCGTATCAGTGGTATCAGGAGAGTCTGGCGCTGCGTGCAGACCAACGCACGGGCTTCACCTTCGCAGGCGTCACCTTCGAGGAGTACCTGGGTCAGGCGTCCGATGTTGATGGCAATGTGCGCAAGTTCATCGCCTCTGGCGAAGGCCATGCCTTCCCCGAAGGCACGGTGGACACTTTTGCCACGTACTTCGCACCGGCTGACTTCAATGAGACGGTCAATACGCTGGGCCAGCCCCTGTACGCCAAACAAGAGCCTCGTGAATTTGGTCGCGGCACGGATCTGCACACGCAGAGCAACCCGCTGCCGATGTGCCATCGCCCGGGTCTTTTGGTCAAGCTCCTGGCCAGCTGA